From the Aquitalea magnusonii genome, one window contains:
- a CDS encoding putative bifunctional diguanylate cyclase/phosphodiesterase has protein sequence MTAMSRNGSRKLIRVVWPFVAIVGALLLMSVFSLNALSTIRAYVGGEGLWSKAQKDAIYYLSRYAGSRSEQDFHAYQNAIAIQLGDRQARLALDRISPDLDMARAGLLQGGNHPDDIDNVITAFLWFRHVSYLSQAIQYWEIGDRYVAETAAIAERLHGAFNHGYISDDELKLLRSRIVEINEELKSPARAFSEVLGQGSRFATSLLLWLNLLAGAALLLLTVRQVHALLRQSARFEAELNAEKERVETTLNAIGDAVITIDLSGQLRYLNAVAQHLIGGGRQVLGRYFEDIFSLIDLSGSGMELVTASQLRAHSENKQTYPSLRLQSVDGSSHMVSLVVSPIRDTHGEVDGLVLALHDKSIEQQYISHLSWQAAHDALTGLYNRREFEQRVTRALSRLMVTDTSHALLFVDLDQFKLVNDTNGHAAGDELLRQVCRVLQEQLGLSDVLARLGGDEFGVLLEDCRIDGALDKADRLRRAVQQAGFQWEGIPFSISTSIGLVFLGEPGVTLAEAMQAADIACYMAKEKGRNRIQLYSSKDTELAVRSVEMAWVQRLRSAMEEERFCLYCQEIIPLQSNGKKQGRHVEVLLRLRDETDRIILPAAFIPAAERFSLMPDIDRIVVRLTFETLWQQRQHGDHSIALCAINLSGATLCDDNFLDFIRRQFVSYAIPPGMICFEVTETSAISNLQQATRFISELKSLGCHFSLDDFGAGMSSFVYLKHLPVDYLKIDGSFVKDMVNDSVDRAMVEMINHIGHVTGKKTIAEFVGLPEILAVLQQIGVDYAQGYHIGEPQPFVAPARNRPEPAIYRLPDRK, from the coding sequence ATGACAGCGATGAGTAGGAATGGCAGCCGCAAGCTGATCCGGGTGGTATGGCCCTTCGTCGCCATTGTCGGTGCCTTGCTGCTGATGAGCGTGTTCAGCCTTAATGCGCTGTCCACCATCCGTGCCTATGTGGGTGGCGAGGGCTTATGGTCCAAGGCGCAAAAAGATGCCATCTACTATCTCTCACGCTATGCCGGCAGCCGTTCCGAGCAGGATTTTCACGCGTACCAGAATGCCATCGCCATCCAGTTGGGGGATCGTCAGGCCCGGCTGGCACTGGATCGGATCTCGCCCGATCTGGACATGGCCCGCGCCGGACTGTTACAGGGTGGTAATCACCCGGATGACATCGACAATGTCATCACCGCCTTTCTGTGGTTCCGCCATGTCAGCTACTTGAGCCAGGCCATTCAGTACTGGGAAATCGGTGACCGCTATGTGGCCGAAACGGCGGCCATTGCCGAACGTCTGCATGGCGCATTCAATCATGGCTACATCAGTGATGATGAGTTGAAATTGCTCCGCAGCCGCATTGTCGAGATCAACGAAGAACTCAAGTCGCCGGCACGTGCGTTTTCCGAGGTATTGGGTCAGGGGTCGCGCTTTGCCACGTCCCTGCTGCTGTGGCTCAATCTGCTGGCCGGCGCGGCCCTGCTGCTGCTGACGGTACGCCAGGTCCACGCCTTGCTGCGTCAGTCTGCCCGCTTTGAAGCGGAACTCAATGCCGAGAAAGAGAGGGTGGAAACCACCCTCAATGCCATTGGTGATGCGGTGATCACCATTGATCTGTCCGGCCAGCTACGCTATCTGAATGCAGTGGCCCAGCACCTGATCGGTGGCGGGCGGCAAGTGCTGGGGCGTTATTTTGAAGATATCTTCTCCTTGATAGATTTGTCCGGCAGCGGTATGGAGCTGGTGACGGCCAGCCAGTTACGCGCCCACAGTGAAAACAAGCAAACTTATCCCAGCCTGAGACTGCAAAGTGTGGATGGCAGCAGCCACATGGTTTCTCTGGTGGTCTCGCCCATTCGGGATACACACGGGGAGGTGGATGGGCTGGTGCTGGCCTTGCATGACAAATCCATCGAGCAGCAATACATCAGCCACCTTTCCTGGCAGGCGGCGCATGATGCCCTCACCGGCCTGTACAACCGGCGTGAATTCGAACAGCGCGTAACCCGTGCGCTCAGCCGCTTGATGGTGACCGATACCTCGCATGCACTGCTGTTTGTTGATCTGGACCAGTTCAAACTGGTCAACGACACCAATGGCCATGCCGCCGGTGACGAACTGTTGCGTCAGGTGTGCCGGGTGCTGCAGGAGCAGTTGGGCCTATCCGATGTGTTGGCCCGTTTGGGTGGCGACGAGTTTGGTGTATTGCTGGAGGACTGCCGCATTGACGGTGCGCTGGATAAGGCAGATCGTCTGCGCCGTGCGGTACAGCAAGCCGGTTTCCAGTGGGAAGGCATCCCGTTTTCCATCAGTACCAGCATTGGACTGGTATTTCTGGGTGAGCCCGGCGTTACGCTGGCCGAGGCCATGCAGGCGGCAGACATCGCGTGCTACATGGCCAAGGAAAAGGGACGCAACCGCATCCAGCTATACAGTTCCAAAGATACCGAACTGGCAGTCCGCTCGGTGGAAATGGCATGGGTACAACGCTTGCGCTCGGCCATGGAGGAGGAGCGGTTCTGTCTTTACTGCCAGGAGATCATCCCCTTGCAGTCCAACGGCAAGAAGCAAGGGCGGCATGTCGAGGTGCTGCTGCGGCTGCGGGATGAGACTGACCGTATCATCCTGCCTGCTGCCTTCATTCCGGCAGCCGAGCGTTTTAGCCTGATGCCGGACATAGACCGCATCGTGGTGCGCCTGACCTTCGAAACCCTGTGGCAGCAACGGCAACACGGCGATCATTCCATTGCACTGTGTGCCATCAACCTGTCCGGAGCCACCTTGTGTGATGACAACTTCCTCGACTTTATCCGCCGGCAGTTTGTCAGCTATGCCATTCCGCCCGGGATGATCTGTTTTGAAGTGACCGAAACCAGTGCCATTTCCAATTTGCAGCAAGCCACGCGCTTCATCAGCGAACTCAAGAGCCTGGGTTGCCACTTTTCGCTGGATGACTTTGGCGCTGGCATGTCGTCCTTTGTTTATCTCAAGCATTTGCCGGTGGATTACCTGAAAATTGATGGCAGCTTTGTCAAGGACATGGTGAATGACTCGGTAGACCGCGCCATGGTGGAAATGATCAACCATATCGGCCATGTCACTGGCAAAAAAACCATTGCAGAATTTGTTGGCCTGCCGGAAATTCTCGCCGTATTGCAGCAAATCGGCGTGGATTATGCACAGGGCTATCATATTGGCGAGCCGCAGCCCTTTGTCGCGCCAGCCCGCAATCGACCGGAACCGGCGATATACCGCTTGCCTGATCGCAAGTAA
- a CDS encoding TenA family transcriptional regulator has protein sequence MSDQQPFVRTGPLMDVSSYPAWTQDLVYHCDRYKSEVVEHELFGRMQQACLDHATHKAFLSGGWPVIEQFPQYMAMNLLKIRYGQGPGQDMARRYLIRNIRVEQNHADHWVNWAAASGVDVPAMLHGTHALETLCLSQWCWQVCDRDSLAVAIAATNYAIEGATGEWSARVCAEPHYAQLFDETVRAKAMKWLKLHAKYDDAHPWEALEIIVTLVGLNPSAETISRLRHAICRSHQFMRMLLDYYMRSATPPVAAGLMRPA, from the coding sequence ATGTCAGACCAGCAGCCATTTGTCCGCACCGGTCCCTTGATGGATGTCTCCAGTTATCCGGCCTGGACGCAGGATTTGGTCTATCACTGCGACCGTTACAAAAGCGAGGTGGTGGAGCACGAATTGTTTGGCCGGATGCAGCAAGCCTGCCTGGATCATGCAACGCACAAAGCCTTCCTGTCTGGTGGTTGGCCGGTGATTGAGCAGTTTCCGCAATACATGGCCATGAATCTGCTGAAGATCCGCTATGGGCAGGGACCAGGGCAGGATATGGCGCGCCGTTACCTGATCCGCAATATCCGGGTAGAACAGAATCACGCCGACCATTGGGTCAACTGGGCTGCGGCATCCGGGGTGGATGTGCCTGCCATGCTGCATGGCACGCATGCATTGGAAACCTTGTGCCTGAGCCAGTGGTGCTGGCAGGTGTGCGACCGCGACTCCCTGGCCGTGGCCATAGCAGCAACCAACTATGCCATCGAAGGTGCAACGGGTGAGTGGTCGGCGCGGGTGTGCGCCGAGCCCCACTATGCCCAGCTATTTGATGAAACAGTGCGTGCCAAGGCCATGAAATGGCTGAAGCTGCACGCCAAATATGATGATGCCCATCCCTGGGAGGCGCTGGAAATCATCGTCACCCTGGTGGGGCTGAATCCATCTGCGGAAACCATCAGCCGTCTGCGGCACGCCATCTGCCGCAGCCATCAGTTCATGCGCATGCTGCTGGACTACTACATGCGCTCGGCCACACCGCCGGTGGCTGCCGGATTGATGCGTCCTGCCTGA
- the apaG gene encoding Co2+/Mg2+ efflux protein ApaG: MADKIYQIEVEAEPHYIAEQSNVATDVYVFGYRIRLTNTGNEAAQLISRHWIIADANNQEQEVRGMGVVGEQPRLEPGQTFEYSSATHLKTPYGSMRGSYQMLADDGKRFDVTIPEMTLVAPRVLH, encoded by the coding sequence ATGGCAGACAAAATCTACCAGATTGAAGTAGAAGCCGAACCACACTACATTGCGGAGCAATCCAATGTGGCAACCGACGTTTATGTGTTCGGTTATCGCATTCGTCTGACCAATACCGGTAATGAAGCCGCCCAACTGATCAGCCGTCACTGGATTATTGCCGATGCGAACAATCAGGAGCAGGAAGTACGCGGCATGGGTGTGGTGGGGGAGCAGCCGCGGCTGGAGCCGGGCCAGACTTTCGAATACAGCAGCGCTACGCATCTGAAAACACCTTATGGCTCGATGCGGGGCAGTTACCAGATGCTGGCGGATGACGGCAAGCGCTTTGATGTCACCATTCCGGAAATGACGCTGGTGGCACCGCGCGTCTTGCATTAA
- a CDS encoding aminoacyl-histidine dipeptidase, with the protein MNIAELQPQAVWEHFQTLCDIPRPSKHEQQLRDYLKGWAELRGLQTVVDAAGNLIVRKPATPGLEDRVGVVLQGHLDMVCQANAGTEHDFFKDPIRPVLQDGWLVAENTTLGADNGIGVAMGLAVLASDDIAHGPIEVLMTLDEEAGMGGALGLEPGLLQGSMMINIDTEEWGEFYMGCAGGVDVNVTRSYDTLALPAGYQTVSLLIRGLKGGHSGADIHLGRGNANKLLVRLLRELEAETDLRLISFVGGTARNALSREAVAQVAYPAADAQRVAAKLDAFQSLLRFELAGVDEGVTVVAESSSATSVLAAADQAAILAALHAAPHGVKRMSQRVSGVVETSNNLGVVRVEQGKVFANLMVRSLLDSGTWMLAREVESLFGLAGFAVEMEGGYPGWAPNPQSPLLALFQQVYTQEFGGKAGVQVIHAGLECGIIGAKYPAMDMVSFGPTIRGAHAPGERVELASVDKAWQLLKAVLAAVPRRS; encoded by the coding sequence GTGAATATTGCCGAGCTTCAGCCGCAGGCGGTCTGGGAGCATTTCCAGACCCTGTGCGACATCCCCCGTCCCTCCAAGCACGAACAGCAGCTACGCGACTATCTGAAGGGCTGGGCCGAGTTGCGCGGTTTGCAAACCGTGGTGGACGCCGCGGGCAACCTGATCGTACGCAAACCGGCTACACCCGGTCTGGAAGACCGTGTCGGCGTGGTATTGCAGGGGCATCTGGACATGGTGTGCCAGGCCAATGCCGGCACGGAGCATGATTTCTTCAAGGATCCGATCCGCCCGGTCTTGCAGGATGGCTGGCTGGTGGCGGAAAACACTACGCTTGGCGCAGACAATGGCATTGGTGTGGCCATGGGGCTGGCGGTGCTGGCCAGTGATGATATTGCGCATGGCCCGATCGAAGTGCTGATGACTCTGGACGAGGAAGCCGGCATGGGGGGGGCGCTGGGACTGGAGCCAGGGCTGTTGCAAGGCAGCATGATGATCAATATCGATACCGAAGAGTGGGGTGAGTTCTACATGGGCTGTGCCGGGGGCGTGGATGTCAATGTCACACGCAGCTATGACACGCTTGCCCTGCCGGCCGGCTATCAGACAGTGTCCCTGTTGATCCGTGGCCTGAAGGGTGGGCATTCCGGTGCCGATATCCATCTTGGCCGTGGCAATGCCAACAAGCTGTTGGTGCGCCTGCTGCGTGAGCTGGAAGCCGAAACAGACCTGCGTCTGATCTCCTTTGTGGGCGGCACCGCGCGGAATGCCTTGTCGCGTGAGGCCGTTGCCCAGGTGGCCTATCCTGCAGCCGATGCACAGCGTGTGGCAGCCAAGCTGGATGCCTTCCAGTCCTTGCTGCGGTTCGAACTGGCGGGTGTGGATGAGGGCGTCACCGTGGTTGCCGAGTCATCCTCGGCCACCAGCGTGCTGGCGGCGGCTGATCAGGCGGCCATCCTGGCGGCACTGCACGCCGCACCGCATGGGGTCAAACGCATGAGCCAACGCGTCAGTGGTGTGGTGGAAACCTCCAACAATCTGGGGGTGGTGCGGGTGGAGCAGGGCAAGGTTTTTGCCAATCTGATGGTGCGCTCGCTGCTGGATTCCGGCACCTGGATGTTGGCGCGGGAAGTGGAAAGCCTGTTTGGCCTGGCCGGTTTTGCCGTGGAAATGGAAGGCGGCTACCCCGGCTGGGCACCGAATCCGCAATCGCCCTTGCTGGCCCTGTTCCAGCAGGTTTATACGCAGGAATTCGGCGGCAAGGCTGGGGTGCAGGTCATTCACGCCGGTCTGGAGTGCGGCATCATCGGGGCCAAATATCCCGCCATGGATATGGTTTCCTTTGGTCCCACCATCCGCGGGGCGCATGCGCCGGGAGAGCGTGTGGAACTGGCCTCGGTGGACAAGGCCTGGCAACTGCTCAAGGCCGTACTGGCCGCGGTGCCGCGCCGCAGTTAA
- a CDS encoding ABCB family ABC transporter ATP-binding protein/permease, with the protein MRFTHSGPAPANRNDLQTLRTLLPYLWAFKGRVLLALSCMILAKVAAVTVPLYLKDIVDRLSVPASMLAVPVMALVGYGLARLTSSVLGELRDAVFARVIQGAVRSVARGVFQHLLRLSLRFHLERQTGGMSRDIERGTKGIGFLLNFMVFNILPTLLEIGMVSVILFSRYAWEFAAVTLGTIGIYILFTLVVTEWRTVFRRSMNDLDSKANAKAIDALINYETVKYFNNEAYEAARYDRNLAAWEASAIKNQVSLSMLNAGQGVIIASGVTLIMVLAANSVVQHKMTVGDVVLVATFITQLYTPLNFLGFIYREIKHSLADIERMFGLLSTHQEVDDAAGASVLDTRQAGIRFSDVEFGYDGKRTILHGLDFEIPAGSSLAVVGASGAGKSTLSRLLFRFYDVSRGSISINGRDIRQLTQDSLRAHIGIVPQDTVLFNDSIYYNIAYGRPGASREEVMEAARSAHIHDFVMSLPDGYDTQVGERGLKLSGGEKQRVAIARTVLKNPPILIFDEATSALDSRTEKAIQHELASIAANRTTLIIAHRLSTIVDADQIIVMDGGHVLERGTHRDLLELGGRYAEMWRLQQEQQDGEEVPV; encoded by the coding sequence ATGCGTTTTACCCATAGCGGCCCTGCGCCCGCCAACCGTAACGATCTGCAAACGCTCAGAACGCTGCTGCCCTATTTGTGGGCCTTCAAGGGCAGGGTGCTGCTGGCCCTGAGCTGCATGATTCTGGCCAAGGTGGCGGCAGTGACCGTGCCGCTTTATCTCAAGGATATTGTCGACCGCCTGTCTGTTCCGGCCAGCATGCTGGCGGTGCCGGTAATGGCATTGGTGGGTTATGGCCTGGCCCGGCTGACCTCCAGTGTGCTGGGGGAATTGCGTGATGCCGTATTTGCCCGCGTCATCCAGGGGGCGGTGCGCAGCGTTGCGCGTGGTGTGTTCCAGCATTTGCTCCGCCTGTCCTTGCGCTTTCATCTTGAGCGGCAGACCGGCGGCATGAGCCGGGATATCGAGCGCGGGACCAAGGGTATCGGTTTCCTGCTCAATTTCATGGTGTTCAACATTCTGCCGACCTTGCTGGAAATCGGCATGGTATCGGTCATCCTGTTCAGTCGCTATGCCTGGGAGTTTGCGGCAGTCACGCTGGGCACCATTGGCATTTACATCCTGTTCACCCTGGTGGTGACAGAATGGCGCACGGTGTTCCGGCGCAGCATGAACGACCTGGATTCCAAGGCCAATGCCAAGGCGATTGATGCGTTGATCAATTACGAAACCGTGAAGTATTTCAATAACGAAGCGTATGAAGCGGCACGCTATGACCGTAATCTGGCTGCGTGGGAAGCTTCTGCCATCAAGAATCAGGTGTCCTTGTCCATGCTCAACGCCGGGCAGGGGGTCATCATTGCCAGCGGTGTCACCCTCATCATGGTGCTGGCGGCAAACAGCGTGGTGCAGCACAAAATGACGGTGGGTGATGTGGTGCTGGTGGCCACCTTCATCACCCAGCTCTATACCCCGCTGAACTTCCTGGGCTTCATCTACCGCGAGATCAAGCACTCGCTGGCAGACATCGAGCGCATGTTCGGCTTGCTCTCCACCCATCAGGAGGTGGACGACGCCGCGGGTGCCAGCGTGCTGGATACCCGGCAGGCCGGTATCCGCTTTAGTGATGTGGAATTTGGCTACGATGGCAAGCGCACCATTCTGCATGGGCTGGATTTTGAGATACCGGCAGGCAGTTCGCTGGCCGTGGTGGGGGCCAGTGGGGCCGGCAAATCTACCTTGTCGCGCTTGCTGTTCCGTTTTTATGATGTGTCCCGTGGCAGCATCAGCATCAATGGTCGCGACATCCGCCAGCTTACCCAGGACAGCCTGCGGGCCCACATCGGCATCGTGCCGCAGGATACGGTGCTGTTCAATGACAGCATTTACTACAATATTGCCTATGGCCGCCCTGGTGCCAGCCGCGAAGAAGTCATGGAGGCTGCCCGTTCTGCGCATATTCACGATTTTGTGATGAGCCTGCCCGATGGTTATGACACACAGGTCGGTGAACGTGGCCTGAAGCTGTCAGGTGGTGAAAAGCAGCGGGTGGCCATTGCCCGCACCGTGTTGAAAAACCCGCCCATCCTGATTTTTGATGAAGCAACCAGCGCGCTGGACTCCCGTACGGAAAAGGCCATTCAGCATGAACTGGCCAGCATTGCTGCCAACCGAACCACGCTGATCATTGCGCATCGGCTGTCCACCATTGTGGATGCCGACCAGATCATCGTGATGGATGGTGGTCATGTGCTCGAACGCGGCACCCACCGTGACTTGCTGGAGCTGGGTGGGCGTTATGCCGAGATGTGGCGGCTGCAGCAGGAGCAGCAGGATGGTGAGGAAGTGCCGGTCTGA
- the xerC gene encoding tyrosine recombinase XerC — protein MSDLLQDFAQQLRLQGKSPHTQDAYLRDLQALQTLLEPADWLHVSAGDIRKAMAILHAGGMRSRSLARKLSSWRQFFDWLLRQQQLDANPCLGLRAPKQDKPLPKALPVDGTAALLEHIPPEDTLSLRDRALFELMYSSGLRLSEAVSLDLADMDLADQLLRVRGKGNKTRLLPIGRTALTYLQQWLQERVAEPGCQAVFVGRYGKRLGARQVQKRLAEWAIRTGMDRHVHPHMLRHSFASHLLQSSGDLRAVQELLGHANLSSTQIYTALDFQHLAKVYDAAHPRARKKD, from the coding sequence ATGAGCGATCTGCTGCAGGACTTTGCCCAGCAACTGCGCCTACAGGGCAAGAGCCCGCACACCCAGGATGCCTATCTGCGGGACTTGCAGGCGCTGCAGACCCTGCTGGAGCCCGCCGACTGGCTGCATGTCAGTGCTGGCGACATCCGCAAGGCAATGGCCATCCTGCACGCAGGCGGCATGCGCAGCCGCAGCCTGGCGCGCAAGCTGTCGTCCTGGCGACAGTTCTTCGACTGGCTGTTGCGGCAACAACAACTGGATGCCAACCCCTGTCTGGGTCTACGCGCTCCCAAACAGGACAAACCACTGCCCAAGGCACTGCCGGTCGACGGTACGGCGGCACTGCTGGAACACATTCCGCCGGAAGACACGCTCAGTCTGCGTGATCGCGCCCTGTTCGAGCTGATGTACTCTTCCGGCTTGCGCCTGTCCGAAGCAGTTAGTCTTGATCTGGCCGACATGGACCTGGCCGACCAACTGCTACGGGTACGTGGCAAAGGCAACAAGACCCGCCTGCTGCCGATTGGCCGCACCGCGCTGACATACCTGCAACAATGGCTGCAGGAAAGAGTGGCAGAACCGGGCTGCCAGGCAGTGTTTGTGGGCAGGTATGGCAAACGCCTTGGTGCGCGCCAGGTGCAAAAGCGTCTGGCGGAATGGGCGATACGCACCGGCATGGACCGGCACGTCCACCCACACATGCTGCGCCATTCCTTTGCCAGCCATTTATTGCAGTCATCCGGCGACCTGCGCGCGGTGCAGGAGCTGCTGGGACACGCCAATCTTTCTAGCACCCAGATCTACACCGCATTGGACTTCCAGCATCTGGCCAAGGTGTACGATGCTGCCCATCCGCGTGCGCGCAAGAAAGACTGA
- the rpe gene encoding ribulose-phosphate 3-epimerase: MRDFRIAPSLLSADFACLGQEVRDVIAAGADIIHFDVMDNHYVPNLTVGPLVCEAIRPHTQAPIDVHLMVKPVDSLVPMFAKAGADIITFHPEASEHIDRTLGLIKESGCKAGLVFNPATPLSYLDHVMDKIDMVLIMSVNPGFGGQSFIPHALEKVRAARQRIDEYTAKHGGEIWLEVDGGVKVDNIAAVAAAGADTFVAGSAIYGQPDYQAVIAAMRAELAKAA, from the coding sequence ATGCGCGACTTCCGTATTGCCCCCAGCCTCCTTTCCGCCGATTTTGCCTGTCTGGGCCAGGAGGTGCGCGATGTCATCGCCGCCGGAGCCGACATCATTCACTTTGATGTCATGGACAACCATTATGTCCCCAATCTGACCGTAGGCCCCCTGGTATGTGAAGCCATCCGTCCGCATACACAAGCGCCCATCGACGTACACCTGATGGTCAAACCGGTGGACAGCCTGGTGCCGATGTTTGCCAAGGCCGGTGCCGACATCATCACCTTCCACCCGGAAGCCTCGGAACACATCGACCGCACGCTGGGACTGATCAAGGAATCCGGCTGCAAGGCCGGGCTGGTTTTCAACCCGGCCACCCCGCTGTCCTATCTGGATCACGTGATGGACAAGATCGACATGGTGCTGATCATGTCGGTGAATCCCGGCTTTGGCGGCCAGTCTTTCATTCCGCATGCGCTGGAAAAAGTGCGCGCCGCGCGCCAGCGCATCGATGAGTATACCGCCAAGCACGGCGGAGAAATCTGGCTGGAAGTGGATGGCGGCGTAAAAGTGGACAATATCGCTGCCGTGGCTGCCGCAGGTGCCGATACCTTCGTCGCCGGTTCGGCCATTTACGGTCAGCCCGACTATCAGGCCGTGATTGCCGCCATGCGCGCCGAACTGGCCAAGGCAGCCTGA